In a single window of the Halobaculum lipolyticum genome:
- a CDS encoding selenium-binding protein SBP56-related protein — MSTDDHDGSADAHGHEHHEVEGPGYPTPAAMRTESEREKTAFVMALRVGMDVDGPDFVGVVDVDPESDTYAELIDTVEMPNKGDELHHFGWNTCSSSCHTEGLTRDHLIVPGQRSSRIHIVDAADPRNPEIEHVIEPEEVFAHDLSAPHTVHCVPEGKIVVSMLGDADGELPGGFLQLDQEDFSIDGHWEADRGAMEMNYDYWYQPRHGVMISSEWAAPETYYPGFDLEDVEAGKYGDSIHIWDWETKEHRETLTFGEEGLIPLEVRMPHNPEETEGYVGAALSSNVLRFWEDADGHWDWETVIEIDDREHPDWDMPVPGLVTDLLLSLDDQYLFFSNWLHGDVRMYDVSDTGNPRLVDQVWAGGNFGDRQTVGGHDIRGAPQMLQLSRDGRRLYWTTSLFSSWDNQFYPEMGEEGSLMLKADVYPDEGRLELDEEFVVDFGDAPGGPARAHEIRWPGGDCTSDVWQ; from the coding sequence ATGAGTACCGACGACCACGACGGCTCGGCCGACGCACACGGGCACGAGCACCACGAGGTGGAGGGGCCGGGGTATCCGACGCCGGCGGCGATGCGGACCGAGTCCGAGCGCGAGAAGACCGCCTTCGTCATGGCGTTGCGCGTCGGGATGGACGTCGACGGCCCGGACTTCGTCGGCGTCGTGGACGTCGACCCCGAGTCCGACACCTACGCGGAACTGATCGACACCGTCGAGATGCCCAACAAGGGGGACGAACTCCACCACTTCGGCTGGAACACGTGTTCGTCCTCGTGTCACACCGAGGGGCTGACCCGGGACCACCTGATCGTCCCGGGGCAACGCTCCTCCCGGATCCACATCGTCGACGCCGCCGACCCGCGGAACCCCGAGATCGAACACGTGATCGAACCCGAGGAGGTGTTCGCGCACGACCTGTCGGCGCCGCACACGGTCCACTGCGTCCCCGAGGGGAAGATCGTCGTCAGCATGCTCGGCGACGCCGATGGCGAACTCCCCGGCGGCTTCCTCCAACTCGACCAGGAGGACTTCTCCATCGACGGCCACTGGGAGGCCGACCGCGGCGCCATGGAGATGAACTACGACTACTGGTACCAGCCCCGGCACGGGGTGATGATCTCCAGCGAGTGGGCCGCCCCCGAGACGTACTACCCCGGCTTCGACCTGGAGGACGTCGAGGCCGGCAAGTACGGCGACAGCATCCACATCTGGGACTGGGAGACGAAGGAACACCGCGAGACCCTCACCTTCGGCGAGGAGGGACTGATCCCGCTGGAGGTGCGGATGCCCCACAACCCCGAGGAGACGGAGGGGTACGTCGGCGCGGCGCTCTCCTCGAACGTCCTCCGCTTCTGGGAGGACGCCGACGGGCACTGGGACTGGGAGACGGTCATCGAGATCGACGACCGCGAGCACCCCGACTGGGACATGCCGGTCCCCGGCCTCGTGACGGATCTGCTCCTCTCGCTGGACGACCAGTACCTGTTCTTCTCGAACTGGCTCCACGGCGACGTGCGGATGTACGACGTGAGCGACACCGGCAACCCCCGACTGGTGGACCAGGTGTGGGCCGGCGGCAACTTCGGCGACCGACAGACGGTCGGCGGCCACGACATCCGGGGCGCCCCGCAGATGCTCCAACTCTCGCGCGACGGTCGCCGCCTCTACTGGACCACCTCCCTGTTCTCCTCGTGGGACAACCAGTTCTACCCCGAGATGGGCGAGGAGGGATCGCTGATGCTGAAGGCCGACGTGTACCCCGACGAGGGGCGACTGGAACTCGACGAGGAGTTCGTCGTCGACTTCGGCGACGCGCCGGGCGGGCCGGCCCGCGCCCACGAGATCCGGTGGCCGGGCGGCGACTGCACCAGCGACGTCTGGCAGTAG
- a CDS encoding SLC13 family permease, whose amino-acid sequence MPEAITPEILFVFGLILVALVLFVAEPFPVDITAIGVLVALLVAGPVSVPLAEAGLLAAPFDLVSVEQGLSGFANPATLTVLAMFVLSEGVRMTGIVQRLGSFIADVTKGDETKQLGATIGVVGPVSGLINNTAAVAILLPMVIDLAERSRTSPSKLLLPLSYASMFGGTLTLIGTSTNILASDLYATLAPPDVARQFGMFEFLPLGAVLLVVGSIYLLTVGRWLTPARIKPRADLTEEFEMADYLTEVVVREDSPAIGQRVESALVETDFDVDIVQLVRGDRVFLEPLGQKEIQAGDLFAVRTDRATLVELLDVEGFDLVPEVVDEAELEAAQSGQNLVEVVVAPGSSLVGESLASASFRQRYDATVLALRRGGELVRQRMDRIPLRVGDTLLVQASEASIERLDANRNFILAQEIPRHDYRRSKTPIAVGIVALAVGVAAADLVPIVVSALAGAFGMVVTGCLKPSEVYDAVEWDVIFLLAGVIPLGIAMQTSGAAGLLADAVVAGSGVLPPLLLLGSFYVVTALLTNVISNNASVVLMIPVALQVAATLGANPLAFAMAVTFAASTAFMTPVGYQTNLFVYGPGGYRFTDYLRVGAPLQALFAVVTTLGIPIVFGLGM is encoded by the coding sequence GTGCCCGAGGCCATCACGCCGGAGATCCTGTTCGTCTTCGGGCTGATCCTCGTGGCGCTCGTGCTGTTCGTCGCCGAGCCGTTCCCCGTCGACATCACCGCCATCGGCGTGCTCGTGGCGCTGTTGGTGGCCGGTCCGGTGTCCGTCCCGCTCGCGGAGGCGGGGCTGCTCGCGGCGCCGTTCGACCTCGTCTCCGTCGAGCAGGGGTTGTCGGGGTTCGCCAACCCGGCGACGCTCACCGTCCTCGCCATGTTCGTGCTCTCGGAAGGAGTCAGGATGACCGGGATCGTCCAGCGGCTCGGCTCGTTCATCGCCGACGTCACGAAGGGTGACGAGACGAAGCAGTTGGGCGCGACGATCGGCGTCGTCGGTCCCGTCTCCGGGCTGATCAACAACACCGCCGCGGTCGCGATCCTCCTGCCGATGGTGATCGACCTCGCCGAGCGGAGCCGCACGTCCCCCTCCAAACTCCTCCTCCCGCTGAGCTACGCGTCGATGTTCGGCGGGACGCTCACGCTGATCGGCACCTCGACGAACATCCTCGCGTCGGACCTGTACGCCACGCTCGCGCCCCCAGACGTCGCCCGCCAGTTCGGGATGTTCGAGTTCCTCCCGCTGGGGGCGGTCCTGCTCGTCGTCGGCTCGATCTACCTCCTCACCGTCGGGCGGTGGCTCACCCCCGCGCGGATCAAGCCCCGCGCCGACCTCACCGAGGAGTTCGAGATGGCCGACTACCTCACCGAGGTCGTCGTCCGGGAGGACTCGCCGGCGATCGGCCAGCGCGTCGAGTCCGCGCTCGTCGAGACGGACTTCGACGTCGACATCGTCCAGCTCGTGCGCGGCGACCGGGTGTTCCTCGAACCCCTGGGACAGAAAGAGATCCAGGCGGGCGACCTGTTCGCGGTGCGCACCGACCGCGCGACGCTCGTCGAACTGCTCGACGTCGAGGGGTTCGACCTCGTCCCCGAGGTCGTCGACGAGGCGGAACTGGAGGCGGCCCAGTCCGGGCAGAACCTCGTCGAGGTCGTCGTCGCCCCCGGCTCGTCGCTCGTCGGCGAGTCGCTGGCCTCCGCGAGCTTCCGCCAGCGCTACGACGCCACCGTCCTCGCGCTCCGGCGCGGCGGCGAACTCGTCCGCCAGCGCATGGACCGTATCCCGCTGCGCGTCGGCGACACCCTGCTCGTGCAGGCGAGCGAGGCGTCCATCGAGCGCCTCGACGCCAACCGCAACTTCATCCTCGCACAGGAGATCCCGCGCCACGACTACCGGCGCTCGAAGACGCCGATCGCGGTCGGCATCGTCGCGCTCGCGGTCGGCGTCGCCGCCGCCGACCTCGTCCCCATCGTCGTGTCGGCGCTGGCGGGCGCGTTCGGGATGGTCGTCACCGGCTGTCTCAAGCCGAGCGAGGTGTACGACGCCGTCGAGTGGGACGTGATCTTCCTGCTGGCGGGCGTCATCCCGCTCGGGATCGCGATGCAGACGTCCGGCGCGGCGGGTCTGCTCGCCGACGCCGTCGTCGCCGGCTCCGGCGTGCTCCCGCCGTTGCTGCTGTTGGGGTCGTTCTACGTCGTCACGGCGCTGTTGACGAACGTCATCTCGAACAACGCCAGCGTCGTGCTCATGATCCCCGTCGCGCTCCAGGTGGCGGCGACGCTGGGGGCGAACCCGCTGGCGTTCGCGATGGCGGTCACCTTCGCGGCGTCGACGGCGTTCATGACGCCGGTCGGCTACCAGACGAACCTGTTCGTGTACGGGCCGGGCGGCTACCGCTTCACCGACTACCTCCGCGTGGGGGCGCCGCTACAGGCGCTGTTCGCGGTCGTGACGACGCTCGGGATCCCGATCGTGTTCGGACTCGGGATGTAG
- a CDS encoding group I intron-associated PD-(D/E)XK endonuclease yields the protein MDSLDEMPSHRKGDYTEVVVLAELKRRGIPVSKPIGDNERYDLVVEADQKFWTLQVKTGSYRDDGINFRGVSQHTNASGNTYKSYDGDVDFFAVYCHELGSMYLVPEEEVGSNMFLRTAEPSQRHRNINWAEEYEFDRNWPPDETTGSSDDVSTVVDMLDERGITIHKPVTRETYQLLLEADDGTRYRTAVEHGTINGGRIRFDPTCAVAGPDAIDLVLVYSTELDTLHLVRRDEYNTAISLRVAAPEQWNRDINWAEEYEFDARWPDVVE from the coding sequence ATGGACTCGTTGGACGAGATGCCGAGCCATCGGAAGGGGGATTACACGGAAGTCGTCGTCCTCGCTGAGTTGAAACGGCGCGGGATACCCGTCTCGAAACCCATCGGTGACAACGAACGGTACGACCTCGTCGTGGAGGCGGACCAGAAATTCTGGACACTACAGGTGAAAACTGGCTCCTACCGCGACGACGGAATCAACTTCCGTGGGGTTTCACAGCACACGAACGCGAGTGGAAACACGTACAAATCGTACGACGGCGACGTAGACTTCTTCGCCGTATACTGTCACGAACTCGGATCGATGTACCTCGTTCCGGAGGAGGAAGTCGGCTCGAATATGTTCCTCAGAACTGCGGAACCGTCGCAACGTCACAGGAACATCAACTGGGCCGAGGAGTACGAATTCGATCGGAATTGGCCGCCGGACGAAACTACCGGTTCGTCGGACGATGTCTCGACGGTTGTCGACATGCTCGACGAACGTGGAATCACGATCCACAAGCCAGTCACACGAGAGACGTATCAGTTGCTCCTCGAAGCAGACGACGGTACCAGATACAGGACAGCAGTCGAACATGGTACGATAAACGGGGGAAGAATTCGATTCGATCCGACGTGTGCGGTCGCAGGTCCGGACGCGATCGACCTCGTACTCGTGTACTCGACGGAACTCGATACGCTCCATCTCGTTCGTCGAGACGAGTACAACACGGCGATCTCACTCCGAGTTGCAGCACCTGAGCAGTGGAACCGAGATATCAACTGGGCCGAGGAGTACGAATTCGACGCCCGCTGGCCCGATGTCGTGGAATAA
- a CDS encoding 2Fe-2S iron-sulfur cluster-binding protein produces the protein MPHTVTLEWRDGRTATVDVRAAETVVDATERAGLGVPYGCLYGACATCTGRLLEGDLVHVERPRGLKPRHRREGYVLLCVAEPRSDCRIEVGAGVQADLVPNPWK, from the coding sequence ATGCCCCACACGGTCACCCTGGAGTGGCGCGACGGCCGGACGGCGACCGTCGACGTCCGGGCCGCAGAGACGGTCGTCGACGCGACCGAGCGTGCGGGTCTCGGCGTCCCCTACGGCTGTCTGTACGGCGCCTGCGCGACCTGCACCGGCCGCCTGTTGGAGGGTGATCTCGTCCACGTGGAACGCCCACGGGGGTTGAAACCCCGACACCGGCGGGAGGGGTACGTCCTGCTCTGTGTGGCCGAACCCCGCTCCGACTGCCGGATCGAGGTGGGTGCGGGAGTACAGGCCGACCTCGTGCCGAACCCGTGGAAGTGA